A DNA window from Porites lutea chromosome 6, jaPorLute2.1, whole genome shotgun sequence contains the following coding sequences:
- the LOC140940733 gene encoding uncharacterized protein translates to MARKMYLYSFLTVASIVLVSTSSMSTNVTTSSLVSTSASGSQSFSASTSASISASVSFSVLASTSASVSPSVSVSTTASVSASVSSSAPASTSASVSPSVSASTSVSVSVTVSRSASASTSASVSPSVSESTSASVLASVSTSALASTSASVSPSVSPSTSTSVSAIVSTSASASPSASVSTSASASPSASVSTSVSDSTSASVLPRVSESTSASVSASVSTSIPASTSASVSQSVSSSTSASVSASASASTSASVSPSVSPSTSTSVSAIVSTSASASPSASVSTSASASPSASVSTSVSDSTSASVLPRVSESTSASVSASVSTSIPASTSASVSQSVSSSTSASVSASASASTSASVSPSVSASTSTSISASLSMSASASTSASVSPSVSESTSASVSASLSTSSPASTSASVSPSVSASTSVSVSATVSRSASASTSVSVSPSVSESTSASVLASVSTSALASTSASVSPSVSPSTSTSVSASVSTSASASPSASVSTSVSDSTSASVLPRVSESTSASVSASVSTSIPASTSASVSQSVSSFTSASVSASASASTSASVAQSVSESTSASVSDSVSTSALASTSASVSPTSVSASTSASVSPSFSESTSASVSASVSTSIPASTSASVSQSVSSSTSASVSASASASTSASVAPSVLESTSAGVLASVSTSALASTSASVSPSVSASTSTSMSASVSMSASASTSANVSPSVSESTSTSMSASVSMSASASTSASVTPSVSASTSASVSASVSTRAFVSILLTVSTSASPSISPSILPNVSTSVLTSVSASISKFWYLFKMFFFLLPVLTYFFVFRYQ, encoded by the exons ATGGCTCGCAAGATGTATCTTTATAGTTTTTTAACCGTTGCAAGTATCGTTCTTGTTTCAACAA GCTCCATGTCAACCAACGTGACTACCAGTTCCTTGGTCTCCACCTCGGCCAGTGGCTCGcaaagtttctcggcctccacctctgctagcatATCAGCCAGCGTGTCCTTCAGTGTCCTAGCCTCCACCTCGGCCAGTGTGTCGCCGAGTGTCTCGGTCTCTACCACTGCTAGCGTATCAGCCAGCGTGTCCTCAAGTGCCCCGGCCTCCACCTcggccagtgtgtcgccaagtgtgtcggcctccacctctgttaGCGTTTCAGTCACTGTGTCGAggagtgcctcggcctccacttcggccagtgtgtcgccaagtgtctcagAATCCACCTCTGCTAGTGTGTTAGCCAGCGTATCGACTAGTGCCCTGGCCTCCACCTcggccagtgtgtcgccaagtgtctcgccCTCCACCTCTACTAGCGTGTCAGCCATCGTGTCGACGAGTGCCTCGGCCTCCCCCTCGGCCAGCGTGTCGACGAGTGCCTCGGCCTCCCCCTcggccagtgtgtcgaccagtgtctCGGACTCCACCTCGGCAAGTGTGTTGCCAAGGGTCTCAGAATCCACCTCTGCTAGTGTGTCAGCCAGCGTATCGACCAGTATCCCGGCCTCCACATCGGCCAGTGTCTCGCAAAGTGTCTCgtcctccacctctgctagcgtgtcagccagtgcctcggcctccacatcagccagtgtgtcgccaagtgtctcgccCTCCACCTCTACTAGCGTGTCAGCCATCGTGTCGACGAGTGCCTCGGCCTCCCCCTCGGCCAGCGTGTCGACGAGTGCCTCGGCCTCCCCCTcggccagtgtgtcgaccagtgtctCGGACTCCACCTCGGCAAGTGTGTTGCCAAGGGTCTCAGAATCCACCTCTGCTAGTGTGTCAGCCAGCGTATCGACCAGTATCCCGGCCTCCACATCGGCCAGTGTCTCGCAAAGTGTCTCgtcctccacctctgctagcgtgtcagccagtgcctcggcctccacatcagccagtgtgtcgccaagtgtctcggcctccacctctacTAGCATTTCAGCCAGCTTGTCGATGAGTGCCTCGGCGTCCACCTcggccagtgtgtcgccaagtgtctcagAATCCACCTCTGCTAGTGTATCAGCCAGCCTATCGACCAGTTCCCCGGCCTCCACCTcggccagtgtgtcgccaagtgtgtcggcctccacctctgttaGCGTTTCAGCCACTGTGTCGAggagtgcctcggcctccacatcggttagtgtgtcgccaagtgtctcagAATCCACCTCTGCTAGTGTGTTAGCCAGCGTATCGACTAGTGCCCTGGCCTCCACCTcggccagtgtgtcgccaagtgtctcgccCTCCACCTCtactagcgtgtcagccagcgtgtcgacgagtgcctcggcctccccctcggccagtgtgtcgaccagtgtctCGGACTCCACCTCGGCAAGTGTGTTGCCAAGGGTCTCAGAATCCACCTCTGCTAGTGTGTCAGCCAGCGTATCGACCAGTATCCCGGCGTCCACATCGGCCAGTGTCTCGCAAAGTGTCTCGTCcttcacctctgctagcgtgtcagctagtgcctcggcctccacatcgGCCAGTGTGGCGCAAAGTGTCTCGGaatccacctctgctagcgtatCAGACAGCGTATCGACTAGTGCCCTGGCCTCCACCTcggccagtgtgtcgccaa ccagtgtctcggcctccacttcggctagtgtgtcgccaagtttcTCAGAATCCACCTCTGCTAGTGTGTCAGCCAGCGTATCGACCAGTATCCCAGCCTCCACATCGGCCAGTGTCTCGCAAAGTGTCTCgtcctccacctctgctagcgtctcagccagtgcctcggcctccacatcgGCCAGTGTGGCGCCAAGTGTCTTGGAATCCACCTCTGCTGGTGTGTTAGCCAGCGTATCGACCAGTGCCCTGGCCTCCACCTcggccagtgtgtcgccaagtgtctcggcctccacctctacCAGcatgtcagccagcgtgtcgatgagtgcctcggcctccacctcggccaatgtgtcgccaagtgtctcggaaTCCACCTCTACTAGcatgtcagccagcgtgtcgatgAGTGCCTCGGCGTCCACCTCGGCCAGTGTgacgccaagtgtctcggcctccacctctgctagcgtgtcagccagtgtgtcgacccgTGCTTTCGTCTCCATATTGCTTactgtgtcgaccagtgcctcgccGTCCATATCACCCAGTATTTTGCCAAATGTTTCGACGAGTGTATTGACCAGTGTGTCAGCCTCTATTAGTAAGTTTTGGTATTtgttcaaaatgtttttcttcttgttgcCTGTGTTGacgtatttttttgtttttagatatcaatga